Part of the Sporomusa termitida genome, TATGTACTATCACTTATTACCATAAGAAGCCGTCCGCTCAGGAAACTAATTGACGGCTCGCCGACGATTGTGATCGAGAATGGGCGTATTATTGAAGCCAACATGCATAGCCTGCGCTATGATCTTGATGAGTTGAACGGGCACTTACGTCAGCAAGGGATTTTGGATCCCGCTGAAGTACAATACGCTATTTTGGAAACTACAGGTGATTTAAGTGTAATAAAAAAAGCTGATTATCAGCCCTTAACTAAAAGTGATTTTAATATTCACCTGCCTAATCCTTCGTTCCCGCTGGAGCTAATTATGGATGGGGTAATCATTGAACATAATTTACATAAACAGAACTACTCGCAGGCCTGGCTGGAAAAACAATTAGCGGCCAGGAACATCCACGATCTGTCTGAGGTGACCTATGCCGGCATTGACTCGAAAGGGCAGCTGTTTATTAACCGCAAAACCCACTCAGGTTATCCAAATAAAAGTAGTGAAGAATAAGGTAATCGGATATTGTCACAGCTTTTGCATTCGCCAATATAATATAACAACAGATAGGTTAAGGAGACAGGAGGTTTATGCCGATGGCAAATCAAGCTTTGCGGCGCTATGTTCCCCCGGGCAAGCATAAGCTGCCGCCATTGCCCTATCCATACAATGCCCTTGAACCGGTTATTGGCGCCGATACCATCAGGATCCACCACAACCATCATCACAAAGCGTATGTGGAGGGCTTAAATAAAGCCGAATTAGCGCTGGTGGAGGCGCGGCGGCGCAGTGACTTCACATATGTGAAATATTGGGAAAATGAACTGGCTTTTAATGGTTCCGGACATATTCTGCACAGCATTTACTGGACGATTATGGCCCCTGTGGGCTGTGGCGGTGAGCCCGGCCCGCGTACGTTGAAAGAAATCAATAAATATTTCGGGAGCTTTGACAGCTTTATTGAGCAGTTTGCCACTGCCGCCACCAGAGTGGAGGCCTCCGGCTGGGGGATACTCGTCTGGAATCCGGCGTGGAATCACCTAGAGGTTCTGATTGCCGAGAAACATCAAAACCTCACCCAGTGGGGCGCTATCCCGCTGCTTGTGCTGGACGTATGGGAGCATGCCTACTATCTTGATTATCAATATAATCGCGAGGCCTACGTACAGGACTGGTTAAAACTAATAAACTGGGTCGAGGTTGAGAACCGTCTAATCCTGGCAACGCAAGGCCGGCTGCCTTTATTACTAACAGAGTAAATAGCTTTTTCCGTAAAACAGCATCATATTCCTTATAAAGGAATATGATGCTGTTTAGTGTTACACATATTTATTCTCCATTATTTCCGCCAGCGCAGCAGGTAACCGGTAAAACGCCTGTAGAGGGTCATTAGTGTAAGGACAACAGCGCCGATGACAATTATACCGGCGACTACCCGCGGGTAGTCGGCAAAGTCTGAGAAGTACTTTACATACCAACCTAAACCGCTTGTTGCACCAATCATTTCAGCGGCTGTTAACAGGATAAAGGCCAATACCAGGCTGATGGCACCGCCGCTGACGATATGCGGCATGGCTCCCGGCAAGAGAATGTTAATAAGCATCGATTTGCGGCTTACGCCGATAGTTCTGGCCGAGTCCACTATGCCTTTTTCCAAAGCCTCCACACCAGAGAGGGTATTGATAAACAGCGGCCAAAACGCGCCGATAAATATAACAAATACCGAAGATAGGGTAAAGGTCGGCAGGATGGCAATGGCATAAGGAATATAGACGATAGGCGGGATCGGACCCAGAATATTGGTGATCGGTTCAATCGCCAGGCGCAGGCGGCGCTTCCAGCCAATAACAAGCCCCAGGGGGACAGCGAGCAGTACTGCCAGGGTGTAACCCCAAAACAGCAGATTAACAGAACTCACTAAGCTTTTTAGAAATACTTGCCGGTCTTCGGCAAGCAGGCTAAAGACCTGTGCTGGGGTTGGAAAGAGTTGCGGGTCAAGCAGCTTTAACCAAGCGGTACTTAGCTGCCACAGCAGCAGGGTGGCAATTCCCACTACAAGCCGGTCACGGCTTACCTGGCTCATATACCTGCGCCTCCTTCCACTTGCTGCAGCTCTTCCAGGATTTCTTTCTGCAGCAAGGAGAGAATTTCATTGCGCAGTGAGATGTAGTGCGGATCCTGAACCAGAAAAAAACGGCGCCGGGGGCGGGGGAAAGGCACATCAATAAGCTTCAGGATCCGACCCGGGCCAGGGGTAAATACGGCAATACGGTCGGCGAGATATAAAGCTTCATCAATATCGTGAGTTACCAGAAAGATAGTTTTCTTGTTGCCGTCTCCAGTCCACAGCTTGAGTAACAATTCTTGCAGGCTTACCCGGTTTCTGGCATCAACAGCGCCAAAGGGCTCATCCATGAGGTAGACTGGAGCGTCAAGCGCAAAGGCCCGGGCGATAGCCACCCGCTGACGCATGCCGCCAGACAGTTCCGCAGGGTATTTATGGCTGTAACTGCCAAGACCGACCATATCCAATAGTTTGCGTGCTTCGTGTTTGGCTGCTTTACCTGTGGCACGGCCTGATTCCTGCAAGGCAAAACTAATGTTGTCAAGGGCTGTCATCCAGGGAAACAGGGAGTAATCCTGAAAAACTACCGCCCTGTCGGGGCCGGGGGCGACAATGGGGTTGCCGTTAAGGGTAAGCAGGCCGCCGGTGACCGGCGTTAGTCCGGCCAGGAGCCCGATCGTGGAGCTTTTACCGCAGCCGCTGGGGCCGACTACTGCCAGAAGCTCACCTTGGTTAATGGTCAGAGACAGATTGGCTATGGCGGGAAGATCATCGCCCGGATAGGTAAGAGACACTGAGTCGAGATGCAATAAGGCCACAGCCATCCTCCTTTCAAGCTTATAGGTTGTTCACCACAAAGTCTTTGTCAAGCTGTTGATAAGTGGTATTTTGCGGTTCCCTTTGTTTTAGTTGGTCCAGTGCTGTTTTATAGATATCACTATTTACATGTTTGGTGATATCGATATCACTTTGGATATAACCGGCAGCTTTCATAGCTTCCCAAAAGGCAACAAAACGTTTTTTGTCAGGATCGGGAATGCTATGGATGTGACCGCTATAGGTGGAGTTTCTGAGCAGTTCTTTATCCAGTTTGACATATTTGCTGAGGATATCCAAGGTTTCCGCCTGGTTGTTGATGTAAAAATCATAGGCGCGAATGCTGGCGCGGCTAAACCGGATATAAGCCTCTTTGTTAGTTGTTAGTTTATCATCAAGGGCTACTACCCGGCAGCAGACATGACCGTCCATGTACTCGGACGACCAGGAAACAAGCGTCAGCCCTTGTTTTTCAGCCATCTCAGAAAAGGGAACCCATACCAGGCCGGCATCGGCTGCGCCTTTTTTTACTGCCTCAAGCACGGCAGCCGGCGAATCAAGCTCCTGGATGATTACCTGGGTTTTCCAGTCAATACCGGCTTTAGACAGGGCTGAGCGCCAGACCGCATCCCCGGTTGCCAGGCGAACGGTAGCCACCTTTTTGCCGACAAATCCCTGCAGGGTGGAAAATTGCTGGGCATTTTCAGGTTTGGTGACAACGGCATGGCCTTCACTTTGCATACCGCCGATGTCTACAAAGGGAGTCCCCTTGGCGATGAAGACCTGTGGGGCTGCTGTGCCAAAAGAACCGGCGTCCAGTTTGCCGGCTTTTATGGCATTTAGACCTTCACCGGAGTTGGTGAATTGAAAAAGCTCGACATCAAGCCCTTCCTGCTCATAGAAGCCTTTCTCTTTGGCGACAAAATAGAGTACGTGACCAACTGCCGGCAGGTAACCGATGTTGAATTTGATTTTATCGGCCGGGGCAGTTGACTGCGCTGGCGTGGATGCTGCCTGCGGCGCCTTTTGTTGGCCGCAGCCGGCCAGCAGGAGGCTAAGAATCAGGGAAACAGCGAGGCCTGTACTAATCAGTCGATGCTTAAACACTGGTGATCACTCCTTTTCTTCTTGTAGAAGCCGTTTGTAATAAAAACCGCTGGTATAAAGTGCTGCTGCCGGATTGTGGCCTAACACCCGGTCCTTGGTAATCAGGGTCGTGACCGGGGCCTCAGAGTGTTTGATGAATAAAGAATCATGGCCGACGCATAAACCCACAATAATATTCAGGTCAGTACCGGCCTGATTGAGCAGCCGGGCCTGGAGGATCGGATTGCACAGGGATTCATGGCAGCCCTGCTGCACCTTATATTCAGGGGGTACGCCGATTTCTGTTTTATCAATTGAGCCTACTTTGCAGAGGACACTGTAGCTGTCAAGACCTTTAGCGGCAAGTACCCGGACAAAGACACGCGTTTCATCAATGAGCCCAATGCAGGTAGCGATACCGATTTTTTTCGCGCCAATTCTTTTGGCAAAAGCAATGATTTCTTCGACCCGCGTAAGCTTACCATAATATAATCCCTCAATCTCGGCAGCTGCCAGAGCCATACTGCGGTCAGAACCTTCTTCGAGATAAAGCTCCTTGACCGTTTCTATTTCAGCATCAATGTCGGCCGGACCGCGCGGGGTCACACTCAGGCAAAAGTCAGGAAACCGTTTGTCACGGCGATAACAGTTTAGCTGGTGGCAGCTGGAACAGCTTAGATGGTCGGAAGCAGGTTGATCACTCATTAGCAATACCTCCTTGAAAATTTAAGCAACTGACAAAGGTTTTATCAAAGTCGCTGTATGTGGCCAGCTCTACAACCGCTACTTTTTTAATTAAGGCGGCAACGGCTTGCCGGGCTCCTTGATTTAAGAGCAGGGCCTGACCGCCTGTTTTGGCAGTATTGCCAAGAAAACTAATTCTGCCCTGGAACTGATTTGGCAGCATGCCAATATTGATTAAACTATCAGCATTAAGGTGAAAGCCAAATGAACCGGCGATAAACACCCGGTCAACATCGGCCGGGACAAGACCATTGGCATTAAGCAGGCATTCAATACCCGCGCGGATGGCGCCTTTGGCAAGCTGGACCTGACGAATATCTTTTTGCGATAGATAGACTGATTGGTGAATGGTAAAAGCTGTTTTACCGTTTTCTTTCTGCAGACGCTGCTGCAAGGGGTGGGCAGCATTAGTTTCCAGGCCGGCAAACCTGCCGGTCTTATTGATTATTTTGGTTCTGACAAGCTCACCTACTATGTCTAGCAGGCCGCTGCCGCAAATGCCGACAGCCGGACTGTCGGCGATCGTCTTCAGCACAACGGTACCATCCGGCTCAACTGTGAATTTCTCGATAGCTCCTGGTGCGGCTCTCATGCCGCAGGTGATATTCATGCCTTCAAAGGCCGGTCCGGCTGCTGTTGAGGTGACTGAGAGGCGGCCGTTGACAGCCAGCGCCATTTCCCCGTTTGTTCCGATATCGACAAACAAAGTAGTGCCTGTAAGATTGGCCAGGTCGGCGGCCAAAATCCCGGCAGTGATATCTGCGCCTACATAAGCAGACATTACCGGCGGCAGGTAAACCTGGGCGAACGGGGCGGCAGCAAGGCCAACTTCTGATGCAGCATGATAACTGTCGCCCCAGAGCAACGGGGTATACGGATATTTGCCCAGTGAGGCCGGGTCGGCAGCCATAGCCAGGTGCAGCATGCAGGTATTGCCGCTAAATACAACCTCGTAGATTGTGTTTGGACTGATAGCCGTATCGTGAGCCAGTTGTCCAATCAGGGAATTGATTGCACTAATTATATCTGTATGCAGAACTGACAAGCCCTCGGCTGTGGCCCCCAG contains:
- a CDS encoding DUF421 domain-containing protein; the protein is MEWQEYIRDTWQTTLVFLSLLVFTRFLGKTQVGQLTFYEYVSGITIGSLAANIAAADVDKVWNHYYDMVLFVALTYVLSLITIRSRPLRKLIDGSPTIVIENGRIIEANMHSLRYDLDELNGHLRQQGILDPAEVQYAILETTGDLSVIKKADYQPLTKSDFNIHLPNPSFPLELIMDGVIIEHNLHKQNYSQAWLEKQLAARNIHDLSEVTYAGIDSKGQLFINRKTHSGYPNKSSEE
- a CDS encoding superoxide dismutase, producing MANQALRRYVPPGKHKLPPLPYPYNALEPVIGADTIRIHHNHHHKAYVEGLNKAELALVEARRRSDFTYVKYWENELAFNGSGHILHSIYWTIMAPVGCGGEPGPRTLKEINKYFGSFDSFIEQFATAATRVEASGWGILVWNPAWNHLEVLIAEKHQNLTQWGAIPLLVLDVWEHAYYLDYQYNREAYVQDWLKLINWVEVENRLILATQGRLPLLLTE
- a CDS encoding ABC transporter permease, yielding MSQVSRDRLVVGIATLLLWQLSTAWLKLLDPQLFPTPAQVFSLLAEDRQVFLKSLVSSVNLLFWGYTLAVLLAVPLGLVIGWKRRLRLAIEPITNILGPIPPIVYIPYAIAILPTFTLSSVFVIFIGAFWPLFINTLSGVEALEKGIVDSARTIGVSRKSMLINILLPGAMPHIVSGGAISLVLAFILLTAAEMIGATSGLGWYVKYFSDFADYPRVVAGIIVIGAVVLTLMTLYRRFTGYLLRWRK
- a CDS encoding ABC transporter ATP-binding protein, whose amino-acid sequence is MALLHLDSVSLTYPGDDLPAIANLSLTINQGELLAVVGPSGCGKSSTIGLLAGLTPVTGGLLTLNGNPIVAPGPDRAVVFQDYSLFPWMTALDNISFALQESGRATGKAAKHEARKLLDMVGLGSYSHKYPAELSGGMRQRVAIARAFALDAPVYLMDEPFGAVDARNRVSLQELLLKLWTGDGNKKTIFLVTHDIDEALYLADRIAVFTPGPGRILKLIDVPFPRPRRRFFLVQDPHYISLRNEILSLLQKEILEELQQVEGGAGI
- a CDS encoding ABC transporter substrate-binding protein; translation: MFKHRLISTGLAVSLILSLLLAGCGQQKAPQAASTPAQSTAPADKIKFNIGYLPAVGHVLYFVAKEKGFYEQEGLDVELFQFTNSGEGLNAIKAGKLDAGSFGTAAPQVFIAKGTPFVDIGGMQSEGHAVVTKPENAQQFSTLQGFVGKKVATVRLATGDAVWRSALSKAGIDWKTQVIIQELDSPAAVLEAVKKGAADAGLVWVPFSEMAEKQGLTLVSWSSEYMDGHVCCRVVALDDKLTTNKEAYIRFSRASIRAYDFYINNQAETLDILSKYVKLDKELLRNSTYSGHIHSIPDPDKKRFVAFWEAMKAAGYIQSDIDITKHVNSDIYKTALDQLKQREPQNTTYQQLDKDFVVNNL
- a CDS encoding DUF1847 domain-containing protein translates to MSDQPASDHLSCSSCHQLNCYRRDKRFPDFCLSVTPRGPADIDAEIETVKELYLEEGSDRSMALAAAEIEGLYYGKLTRVEEIIAFAKRIGAKKIGIATCIGLIDETRVFVRVLAAKGLDSYSVLCKVGSIDKTEIGVPPEYKVQQGCHESLCNPILQARLLNQAGTDLNIIVGLCVGHDSLFIKHSEAPVTTLITKDRVLGHNPAAALYTSGFYYKRLLQEEKE
- a CDS encoding ASKHA domain-containing protein, whose translation is MALLRFWQETGQADAVPVSYELPGNITILAAARAAGVLVESPCNGAGTCGKCKVRIPAASRSALRSLAGCRHPLTTEEVSQGIFLGCMTEIQAQSVPSADPFIDIFIIERQDTANVQILSQGRQLDIALDPLIRKQYIPDTAMTEVLSGPLLLGTEPGDSTGVARGLVVDIGTTTLVAALFDLTTGRELASVSALNPQSLHAQDVLSRIKLGATAEGLSVLHTDIISAINSLIGQLAHDTAISPNTIYEVVFSGNTCMLHLAMAADPASLGKYPYTPLLWGDSYHAASEVGLAAAPFAQVYLPPVMSAYVGADITAGILAADLANLTGTTLFVDIGTNGEMALAVNGRLSVTSTAAGPAFEGMNITCGMRAAPGAIEKFTVEPDGTVVLKTIADSPAVGICGSGLLDIVGELVRTKIINKTGRFAGLETNAAHPLQQRLQKENGKTAFTIHQSVYLSQKDIRQVQLAKGAIRAGIECLLNANGLVPADVDRVFIAGSFGFHLNADSLINIGMLPNQFQGRISFLGNTAKTGGQALLLNQGARQAVAALIKKVAVVELATYSDFDKTFVSCLNFQGGIANE